In Bacteroidota bacterium, one DNA window encodes the following:
- a CDS encoding UDP-N-acetylmuramate--L-alanine ligase → MSAIARYFKSIGKEVSGYDKTPTPLTDELIDEGISVHFEDNLSLAEKIYSDPDKKGNVLVVYTPAIPKDHTEWNFFKDNQYELKKRSEVLGMITKSSYTIGIAGTHGKTTTSSMVAHILKSAGLNCTAFLGGITKNYRTNLLLGNSIGKKYTVVEADEYDRSFLALHPDLAVITSMDADHLDIYGDHNYMIDSYRLFAGQVKDGGLLIHRSGLPVTDLDINMQSYSIDAAADFKGENIHIKDHRYHFNWTSAKDLIEDLTSEMPGLHNVENAVAAVAVAVHLGIENDTIKKAMASYNGVKRRFDYQLKTADCVYIDDYAHHPEELRACISSVRELYPGKRITGIFQPHLYSRTRDFAEGFAKSLSMLDCLILLDIYPARELPIPGVTSEIIFNDVTCEKYQCSKNKALEVLEAHPSDVVLTLGAGDIDQLVRPISELLQKAIKS, encoded by the coding sequence ATGTCGGCCATAGCTCGCTATTTCAAATCCATTGGAAAAGAAGTAAGCGGCTATGATAAAACTCCAACACCTTTGACAGATGAACTTATCGACGAAGGAATATCCGTTCATTTCGAAGACAATTTGTCTCTGGCTGAAAAGATCTATTCCGATCCTGACAAAAAAGGAAATGTTCTTGTTGTTTATACACCTGCAATTCCAAAAGACCATACAGAATGGAATTTCTTCAAAGACAATCAATATGAACTGAAGAAACGGTCAGAAGTTCTGGGAATGATCACCAAGAGTAGTTATACAATCGGTATTGCCGGTACTCATGGCAAGACTACTACTTCTTCAATGGTTGCACATATATTAAAGAGTGCAGGATTGAATTGCACAGCCTTTCTTGGTGGGATCACAAAGAATTACCGGACTAATTTATTGTTGGGAAATTCAATCGGTAAAAAATATACAGTAGTTGAAGCCGACGAATATGATCGTTCATTTCTCGCTTTACATCCTGATCTGGCAGTGATCACATCGATGGATGCCGATCATCTGGATATCTACGGCGATCATAATTATATGATCGATTCGTACAGGTTGTTTGCCGGACAGGTAAAAGACGGAGGACTTTTGATTCACCGTTCAGGACTTCCTGTAACGGATCTGGATATAAATATGCAATCGTATTCGATCGATGCAGCTGCCGATTTCAAAGGTGAGAATATTCACATAAAAGATCATCGATATCATTTTAACTGGACAAGTGCAAAAGATCTGATAGAAGACCTGACCAGCGAGATGCCGGGATTGCACAATGTTGAAAATGCAGTCGCAGCTGTTGCAGTTGCAGTGCATCTGGGAATTGAAAATGATACTATAAAAAAGGCAATGGCCTCTTATAATGGTGTAAAGCGTCGTTTTGATTATCAATTGAAGACCGCAGATTGTGTTTACATTGATGATTATGCTCATCATCCGGAAGAGTTAAGGGCATGTATTTCCTCAGTTAGAGAACTCTATCCGGGAAAAAGGATCACAGGAATTTTTCAGCCGCATCTGTATTCACGAACACGTGATTTTGCAGAAGGTTTTGCGAAAAGTTTATCGATGCTTGATTGTCTTATCCTGCTCGACATCTATCCGGCACGCGAACTTCCGATTCCGGGAGTGACATCAGAAATAATTTTTAATGATGTGACCTGTGAGAAGTATCAATGTTCGAAAAATAAAGCGTTGGAAGTTTTGGAAGCGCATCCATCGGATGTTGTACTGACATTAGGAGCAGGTGATATTGATCAGTTGGTAAGACCCATTAGTGAACTATTACAAAAAGCAATTAAGTCATGA
- the ftsA gene encoding cell division protein FtsA, translating to MEKNEDIVVGLDIGTTKICTIVGRRNEFGKIDILGYGKSESLGVTRGVVTNIVNTIESIKMSVTEASEKSKVDIGSVYVGIAGQHIKSLQHRGMRTRNSLDDEINQEDIDAIVDDMYKLAMPPGEKIIHVIPQEYIIDNEQGIKNPIGMSGVRLEANCHIITGQITAAKNIYKCVDRASLETKGLYLEPLASSEAVLTEEEKEAGVVLVDIGGGTTDVAIFQDGIIRHTAVIPFGGNVITEDIKMGCSIIRNQAELLKIKFGSALASENLENEIVSIPGLRGREPREISVKNLSHIIQARMEEIIEHVHFEIRNSGFEKKLIAGIVITGGGAQLRHIVQLVEFITGMDTRVGYPNEHLGKGADDLKSPMYATGVGLVIKGFHDLDKTRKSLLTKVLEEAPKATRAGKLKEDKVKQGTPRPSLFEIIADIFKEEKDKEL from the coding sequence ATGGAAAAAAACGAAGACATCGTAGTTGGTCTTGACATTGGTACAACGAAGATTTGTACAATTGTAGGTCGGAGAAATGAGTTCGGCAAGATCGACATTTTAGGTTATGGGAAAAGTGAGTCACTTGGCGTAACACGCGGCGTGGTCACTAACATTGTGAATACAATTGAGTCGATCAAAATGTCGGTCACTGAAGCTTCTGAGAAATCAAAGGTTGATATCGGTTCAGTGTACGTTGGTATCGCCGGACAGCATATTAAAAGTTTGCAGCACCGTGGTATGCGTACCCGTAATTCATTGGATGATGAAATCAACCAGGAAGATATAGATGCCATTGTTGACGACATGTATAAACTAGCAATGCCTCCGGGAGAAAAGATCATTCACGTTATTCCGCAGGAGTATATCATTGATAACGAGCAGGGAATTAAGAATCCGATCGGTATGTCAGGTGTTCGTCTTGAAGCAAATTGTCACATCATCACCGGCCAGATCACAGCTGCAAAAAATATTTACAAATGCGTTGACAGAGCATCTCTGGAAACAAAAGGTTTATATCTGGAGCCACTTGCATCATCAGAAGCAGTTTTAACTGAAGAAGAAAAAGAAGCAGGAGTTGTATTGGTTGATATCGGTGGTGGTACTACTGATGTTGCAATATTCCAGGACGGAATCATTCGTCATACTGCCGTTATTCCTTTCGGTGGAAATGTTATCACAGAAGATATTAAAATGGGATGTTCAATCATCCGCAATCAGGCCGAACTTTTGAAGATCAAATTTGGTTCTGCATTGGCAAGTGAAAATCTGGAGAATGAAATTGTTTCAATTCCCGGATTAAGAGGAAGAGAGCCACGTGAGATCTCTGTTAAAAATCTTTCACACATCATTCAGGCTCGTATGGAAGAGATCATCGAGCATGTTCATTTTGAAATCCGCAATTCAGGATTTGAAAAGAAACTGATCGCAGGTATTGTTATCACCGGTGGTGGAGCACAGTTACGTCACATCGTTCAGCTTGTAGAATTTATTACAGGAATGGATACACGTGTCGGATATCCGAATGAACATTTAGGAAAAGGTGCAGATGATCTTAAGAGTCCAATGTATGCAACAGGTGTTGGACTTGTAATAAAAGGTTTCCACGATCTTGACAAGACAAGAAAAAGTTTACTTACAAAAGTTCTTGAAGAAGCACCAAAAGCAACTCGTGCAGGGAAGCTGAAAGAAGATAAAGTAAAACAAGGAACACCACGTCCGTCATTATTTGAGATCATCGCAGATATTTTCAAAGAGGAAAAGGACAAAGAACTATAA
- the ftsZ gene encoding cell division protein FtsZ, which translates to MEFDLNKDKGSIIKVIGVGGGGSNAVNHMYRQGIKGVEFVVCNTDAQALEMSPVPTKIQLGSSLTEGRGAGSIPEVGRNAAIENIEDIRKFLLADTRMVFITAGMGGGTGTGAAPIIAQTAREMGILTVGIVTIPFEFEGKKRKQQADDGIEALKNSVDTILIIRNQKLREMFGNLNLSDAFSHADNILTTAARGIAEIITVTGYINVDFEDVKTAVQNSGVAIMGSAISEGEHRATKAVEQALASPLLNDNNIKGARYILMNVASGSKEVTMDEIGVITDFIQEQAGLTADIIWGNCTDESLGEKLLVTIIATGFKTREEIGSEQIKAKENVKTVHKLDDAVAPVAPSPALPELNFNEPILKKDIPADTNVPANESREVTFEFGQNTLRESPITTPVAERQDANPTKNEQVVYDLYDHTVEDETDEQLRKARERVTKLKQLSYRIGNANISDMEKEPAFKRRNIKLDSVPHSSESSVSRYTLSNEEDKKTELRQNNSFLHDNVD; encoded by the coding sequence ATGGAATTCGATCTTAATAAGGACAAGGGGTCTATCATCAAAGTAATCGGCGTAGGTGGTGGTGGCAGCAATGCTGTAAATCATATGTATCGTCAGGGAATCAAAGGCGTGGAGTTCGTGGTATGTAATACCGATGCTCAGGCTTTAGAAATGTCGCCGGTCCCGACAAAAATTCAACTGGGAAGTAGTCTGACAGAAGGCCGTGGAGCCGGGTCAATTCCTGAAGTTGGTAGAAATGCTGCAATCGAGAACATCGAAGACATTCGCAAATTTTTATTGGCGGATACTCGTATGGTTTTCATTACAGCAGGAATGGGCGGAGGTACCGGAACCGGTGCTGCTCCGATCATTGCACAAACGGCAAGAGAAATGGGGATTCTTACAGTCGGTATCGTTACTATTCCTTTCGAATTCGAAGGAAAGAAAAGAAAGCAACAAGCCGACGATGGAATTGAAGCATTGAAGAATAGTGTAGATACTATTCTGATCATCAGAAATCAAAAGCTGCGTGAAATGTTTGGCAATCTTAATTTGTCAGATGCATTCTCGCATGCAGATAATATTTTAACAACTGCTGCAAGAGGAATTGCAGAGATCATCACTGTAACAGGTTATATCAACGTCGATTTTGAAGATGTGAAAACAGCCGTTCAGAATAGTGGAGTAGCGATAATGGGTTCAGCGATTTCTGAAGGTGAACACCGTGCAACGAAAGCAGTTGAACAAGCTCTTGCATCGCCTTTATTGAACGATAACAATATCAAAGGAGCGCGTTACATATTAATGAATGTAGCATCAGGATCAAAAGAAGTTACAATGGACGAGATCGGTGTTATCACTGATTTCATTCAGGAGCAAGCAGGTCTTACTGCAGATATCATCTGGGGAAATTGTACAGATGAAAGTCTTGGCGAGAAATTGTTGGTGACGATCATTGCAACAGGATTCAAGACTCGTGAAGAGATCGGAAGTGAGCAGATCAAAGCAAAAGAAAATGTAAAGACAGTTCATAAATTAGATGATGCAGTTGCGCCTGTAGCTCCATCACCTGCTTTACCTGAATTGAATTTCAATGAACCGATTCTGAAAAAAGATATTCCTGCAGATACGAATGTTCCGGCAAACGAATCGCGTGAAGTTACTTTTGAATTTGGTCAGAATACACTTCGCGAAAGTCCGATCACAACTCCCGTAGCAGAAAGACAAGATGCAAATCCGACAAAGAACGAGCAGGTTGTTTATGATCTTTATGATCACACGGTAGAAGATGAAACAGATGAGCAACTTCGTAAAGCACGTGAGCGTGTAACGAAATTGAAGCAACTTAGCTATAGAATCGGAAATGCAAACATTTCTGATATGGAAAAAGAGCCTGCTTTCAAAAGAAGAAATATTAAACTTGATTCAGTACCACATTCAAGCGAATCAAGTGTTTCAAGATATACATTAAGCAACGAAGAAGATAAGAAAACAGAATTGCGTCAGAACAATTCATTTCTTCACGACAACGTCGACTAA
- a CDS encoding GatB/YqeY domain-containing protein, whose protein sequence is MTLEEKINTDLKAAMLSKNEAALRGLRAVKSALLLAKTSGANGVSAEDEFKILQKLVKQRKESVDIYKQQNREDLAKSEVEEIEVIEKYLPQMMGEEEIKNGIQAIIAQVGAKGPGDLGKVMGAASKNFAGKADNKLVSQLVKDLLAAM, encoded by the coding sequence ATGACTTTAGAAGAAAAAATAAACACCGACCTCAAAGCAGCCATGCTTTCGAAAAATGAAGCAGCATTGCGCGGATTGCGTGCTGTGAAATCGGCATTACTGCTGGCAAAAACTTCCGGAGCAAATGGGGTTTCTGCTGAAGATGAATTTAAAATTTTGCAGAAATTAGTGAAGCAGCGGAAAGAATCTGTTGATATTTATAAGCAACAGAACAGAGAAGACCTAGCGAAAAGTGAAGTTGAGGAGATAGAAGTGATCGAGAAATACCTTCCACAAATGATGGGTGAGGAGGAAATTAAAAACGGAATTCAGGCAATTATTGCACAAGTAGGCGCAAAAGGCCCCGGAGATCTGGGTAAGGTAATGGGCGCTGCATCGAAAAATTTTGCCGGAAAAGCCGATAATAAGTTGGTTTCGCAATTGGTGAAGGACCTTTTGGCAGCTATGTAA
- a CDS encoding cold shock domain-containing protein: MKTGKVKFFNESKGYGFVVVDDNNSEVFVHHSGLIDKIRENDSVEFEIVDGKKGQNAVNARKLP; encoded by the coding sequence ATGAAAACCGGTAAAGTAAAATTCTTCAACGAATCTAAAGGATATGGATTCGTTGTTGTAGACGACAACAACTCTGAAGTTTTTGTTCATCACAGTGGATTAATCGACAAAATTCGTGAAAACGATTCTGTTGAATTTGAAATCGTAGATGGAAAAAAAGGACAGAACGCTGTAAACGCTCGCAAGCTACCATAA
- a CDS encoding T9SS type A sorting domain-containing protein, with protein MAIRLTCIAFFISALTGYSQLNNLWLFGYANGSGAPLGGSRIDFISGSIDTMLDPRQLNFNATNAVISDNAGQLLFATNGIEVINAQQLTMLNGGGLNPGQIATTWATRGLPISQGALIIPVPSDSNSYYLFHMSAEFFGPTMSWIQPFNLFYSKINMTLDNGLGAVVQKNISAIHDTITLGEMTAVKHANGRDWWIVTHKFDSDQFLTVLVTPQGLTGPFRQAIGPNYVTGANGQVVFSQDGKRFARYDPTRGEDLDLFNFDRCTGLFSLVKHVSIPDSSGAGGVAFNRSGRFLYVTSITQIYQFDLDDPDWDLNYDTVAVYDGFYSPSYPFATTFLASYLAPDNKIYVTASNGVQAIATIDYPDSLGMSCSVCQHCVALPTVMAYTVPNYPNYNLGTDSTSVCDTLLNIAFLPEFYEISVFPNPATSTIYIDCNSEYSIKIYNMLGYAVLIKPDITTDHALDISGLVPGFYIVEISVKGEYKKSVKILKL; from the coding sequence ATGGCAATAAGATTAACTTGTATAGCTTTTTTTATTTCAGCACTGACTGGTTATAGTCAACTAAATAACTTGTGGTTGTTTGGATATGCTAATGGCTCTGGCGCACCTTTGGGTGGAAGTAGAATAGATTTTATTTCAGGGAGCATAGATACTATGCTTGATCCCCGGCAATTAAATTTCAATGCTACCAATGCAGTTATTTCAGATAATGCAGGACAACTTTTGTTTGCAACAAATGGAATTGAAGTAATTAATGCGCAGCAACTAACCATGTTGAATGGCGGAGGATTAAACCCTGGTCAAATTGCTACAACATGGGCGACTAGAGGACTTCCAATTAGTCAAGGTGCTTTGATAATTCCGGTTCCATCAGATTCAAATTCATACTACTTATTCCATATGAGTGCTGAATTTTTTGGCCCTACTATGTCGTGGATTCAGCCTTTCAATCTTTTTTATTCTAAAATAAATATGACATTGGATAATGGCTTAGGAGCTGTAGTTCAAAAAAACATTTCTGCCATTCACGATACAATAACTTTAGGTGAAATGACAGCTGTCAAACATGCAAATGGAAGAGATTGGTGGATAGTTACACATAAGTTTGATTCAGATCAGTTTTTAACTGTGCTCGTAACTCCACAAGGATTAACAGGCCCATTTAGACAAGCGATAGGACCGAATTATGTTACAGGAGCTAATGGACAAGTTGTGTTTTCTCAGGATGGAAAAAGATTTGCAAGATATGATCCTACTCGCGGTGAGGATCTGGACCTTTTTAATTTTGATCGTTGCACAGGACTATTTTCATTGGTGAAGCATGTTTCTATACCTGACAGCTCAGGAGCTGGTGGAGTTGCATTTAATAGATCAGGTCGATTTTTGTATGTTACTTCAATTACTCAGATATATCAATTTGATCTGGATGATCCTGATTGGGATTTGAATTATGATACAGTTGCAGTTTATGATGGATTTTATTCACCTTCTTATCCTTTTGCCACAACATTTCTCGCTTCGTATCTCGCGCCGGACAATAAAATATATGTAACTGCCAGTAATGGAGTACAAGCAATTGCTACTATAGATTATCCTGATTCACTAGGAATGTCATGTTCTGTTTGCCAACATTGCGTTGCATTACCTACAGTAATGGCATATACAGTCCCAAACTATCCGAATTATAATTTAGGCACTGATTCAACTTCTGTTTGTGATACACTACTTAATATAGCCTTCCTTCCGGAGTTTTATGAAATATCTGTTTTTCCAAACCCAGCGACATCAACAATTTATATTGATTGTAATTCTGAATATTCAATTAAGATTTATAATATGCTGGGATATGCGGTTCTAATAAAGCCAGATATTACAACAGATCATGCACTAGATATAAGCGGACTCGTTCCGGGATTTTATATAGTTGAAATTTCAGTAAAAGGAGAATATAAGAAATCTGTAAAAATATTGAAACTATAA
- a CDS encoding T9SS type A sorting domain-containing protein: MICFCGTFLPNEIIVNTLNEKIQLLSDNYEWHIKAELNISSTLEIFDLAGKSIYKVTFFREIFLSKNNFQSGVYVFKVSNGNTSKQFKVILSN; this comes from the coding sequence ATGATCTGCTTTTGTGGCACTTTTCTGCCGAATGAAATCATCGTTAATACTCTGAATGAAAAAATTCAACTCTTGAGTGATAATTATGAATGGCATATAAAAGCAGAATTAAATATAAGTTCAACTTTGGAGATTTTTGATCTCGCGGGAAAAAGTATTTACAAAGTAACGTTTTTTCGGGAAATATTCTTGAGTAAGAATAATTTTCAATCTGGTGTTTATGTATTTAAAGTTTCAAATGGCAATACATCAAAACAATTTAAAGTGATACTCAGTAATTAA